A single region of the Arthrobacter sp. zg-Y820 genome encodes:
- a CDS encoding LytR C-terminal domain-containing protein: MTDQPPAVRHRNRTAKSDPTEWHGHRIVTEDDLGAVFDPEADEAARARIARRRRLRHRIVIGFLVFLLLLGVLFGVAVLRGWIVLSTPSSAPTASTECPAGPFTYQPPDTVTVNVFNTTPTQGLATQVSDALAERGFQRGTVGNSTVNREGMTAIITSGPSGEAAAFTLQQQIPGTQYVQDARADDSVDVVLGSGYTALVPVDKVSTAATGPMSCPWQSETPSPPAG, translated from the coding sequence ATGACTGACCAGCCTCCGGCGGTACGCCACCGGAACCGGACCGCGAAAAGTGATCCCACCGAATGGCACGGCCACCGGATTGTCACTGAAGACGATCTCGGAGCGGTCTTCGATCCCGAGGCCGACGAGGCGGCACGGGCCCGGATCGCCCGCCGCCGGCGCCTGCGGCACCGGATCGTCATCGGATTCCTGGTGTTTCTCCTCCTGCTCGGGGTGCTGTTTGGCGTGGCCGTCCTGAGGGGCTGGATTGTCCTGTCGACGCCCAGCTCGGCGCCGACAGCCTCCACCGAGTGCCCCGCCGGCCCGTTCACCTACCAGCCGCCGGACACGGTGACCGTCAACGTCTTCAATACGACGCCGACGCAGGGGCTGGCAACGCAGGTTTCCGATGCGCTCGCCGAACGCGGATTCCAGCGCGGAACCGTCGGCAACAGCACGGTGAACCGCGAAGGCATGACCGCCATCATCACGTCCGGCCCCAGCGGAGAAGCGGCAGCCTTCACCCTCCAGCAGCAGATCCCGGGAACCCAGTACGTGCAGGACGCCCGGGCGGATGACTCCGTGGATGTTGTGCTCGGCTCCGGATACACGGCACTGGTGCCGGTTGACAAGGTGTCAACCGCCGCTACCGGGCCGATGAGCTGCCCGTGGCAGTCGGAAACGCCGTCTCCGCCGGCCGGCTGA
- a CDS encoding type II toxin-antitoxin system VapB family antitoxin, with translation MIFKAVGDGRPYPDHGYVTPKDWAAVPPRQVRLDELVTTKSTLDLGALLAEDSTFFGDLFPHVVQWRDTMYLEDGLHRAVRTALHQRTILHARVLVIDD, from the coding sequence GTGATCTTCAAAGCTGTTGGCGACGGACGCCCCTACCCTGACCATGGATACGTAACACCCAAGGATTGGGCAGCGGTACCTCCCCGGCAGGTGCGGCTCGACGAGTTGGTGACCACCAAAAGCACCCTCGATCTTGGCGCACTGCTGGCCGAGGACTCCACCTTCTTCGGAGATCTTTTCCCGCATGTCGTGCAATGGAGGGACACCATGTACCTGGAAGACGGACTGCACCGGGCCGTTCGGACGGCCCTGCACCAGCGAACCATCCTTCATGCACGCGTCCTGGTGATTGATGACTGA
- a CDS encoding LysR family transcriptional regulator ArgP translates to MNFDHLRALAAVIDEGTFEAAADRLHISPSAVSQRIKALEKSVGQVVVRRAAPCTPTDAGSALLRLARQVQLLESEAREALGAGSAGPTATPVAVNADSLATWFLPVLADAAGWADTTLDLHVEDQDHSSRLLRQGDVLGAVTADPVPVSGCRAVRLGAMRYVPAAAPGLRDRFAGGAGPDWSAMPVLQFNSKDNLQRSFLASHGVAGFPPMHTVPSSEAFMAAVRAGLGWGMVPELQVGSDFDDGRLVLLDAHAHHDVELYWQSWTLQSERLVRLTAAVRRASRQLLRQPPS, encoded by the coding sequence ATGAACTTTGATCATCTGCGGGCCTTGGCCGCCGTCATCGACGAGGGCACCTTCGAGGCGGCCGCGGACCGGCTGCACATCAGTCCGTCCGCCGTGAGCCAACGCATCAAGGCGCTGGAGAAGTCAGTGGGACAGGTTGTGGTGCGCCGCGCCGCGCCCTGCACACCCACCGACGCCGGGTCGGCGCTGCTGCGGCTGGCCCGGCAGGTGCAGCTGCTGGAGTCCGAGGCCCGGGAAGCCCTGGGTGCGGGGTCCGCGGGGCCGACCGCCACGCCCGTGGCCGTGAACGCCGATTCGCTGGCCACCTGGTTCCTGCCGGTGCTCGCGGATGCGGCGGGCTGGGCGGATACCACCCTCGACCTGCATGTGGAGGACCAGGATCACAGCAGCCGGCTGCTGCGGCAGGGCGATGTGCTGGGAGCGGTGACCGCGGACCCGGTGCCGGTGAGCGGGTGCCGGGCCGTGCGGCTCGGAGCCATGCGTTACGTCCCCGCCGCCGCCCCCGGGCTGCGGGACCGGTTTGCCGGGGGCGCCGGCCCGGACTGGAGTGCCATGCCGGTGCTGCAGTTCAACTCGAAGGACAATTTGCAGCGCAGCTTCCTTGCATCCCACGGTGTGGCCGGCTTTCCGCCGATGCACACGGTCCCCTCCTCTGAGGCCTTCATGGCTGCCGTGCGGGCCGGGCTGGGCTGGGGAATGGTCCCGGAGCTCCAGGTCGGATCCGACTTCGACGACGGGCGGCTGGTGCTGCTCGATGCCCACGCGCACCACGACGTCGAGTTGTACTGGCAGTCCTGGACCCTTCAGTCCGAGCGCCTGGTCCGGCTGACCGCGGCCGTGCGCCGGGCAAGCCGGCAACTGCTTCGCCAGCCGCCGAGCTAG
- a CDS encoding LysE/ArgO family amino acid transporter, whose translation MWSIWGTGLLTGLGLIVAIGAQNAFVLRQGIRREHVAAVVVLCAASDAVLILAGTAGIGTLVDRFPQVLDILRWGGAVYLAWFAVRSFMSALKPSVLTGQAPRSRGSVISTTLALTFLNPHVYLDTVVLLGSLANQYGEAARWIFAAGAVLGSILWFSGLGYGARALSGALSRPRTWQVLDLLIGVVMLALAVKLVLG comes from the coding sequence ATGTGGAGCATTTGGGGTACCGGACTGCTGACCGGACTGGGACTGATCGTGGCCATCGGGGCGCAGAACGCGTTTGTCCTGCGGCAGGGCATCCGCCGCGAACACGTCGCCGCGGTGGTGGTGTTATGCGCGGCGAGTGACGCCGTCCTGATCCTGGCCGGTACCGCGGGTATCGGCACCCTAGTTGACCGCTTCCCGCAGGTTCTCGATATCCTGCGCTGGGGCGGCGCGGTGTACCTGGCCTGGTTCGCAGTCAGGTCCTTCATGTCCGCGCTGAAACCTTCCGTGCTGACCGGGCAGGCTCCGCGTTCCCGCGGATCGGTCATCAGCACCACGCTGGCACTGACCTTCCTTAACCCGCACGTCTACCTGGACACCGTGGTCCTGCTGGGCAGCCTGGCCAACCAGTACGGTGAGGCGGCACGCTGGATTTTCGCTGCCGGGGCCGTTCTCGGCAGCATCCTCTGGTTCTCCGGTCTCGGCTACGGAGCCCGCGCCCTGTCCGGAGCCCTGAGCCGGCCGCGCACCTGGCAGGTGCTGGACCTGCTGATCGGAGTCGTGATGCTGGCGCTGGCGGTAAAACTGGTCCTGGGCTGA
- a CDS encoding DsbA family oxidoreductase, which translates to MKVEIWSDIACPWCYIGKRRFEAALAGFEHRDDVEVSWRSYQLDPSLPERYDGTEVQYLSERKGIDPAQLAGMLEQVTEQAAGVGLNYDFGKLVVANSFRAHRLIHLARAEAGSAAADAAKEALLSAHFEQGLDTGSADVLAEIGSRVGLDPERVRAVLATDEYTDAVHRDFAEARSLGISGVPFFVIDRKYGISGAQPAELFAQALDTAWAEAQPLRMVTPAAASADGPACGPEGC; encoded by the coding sequence ATGAAGGTTGAAATCTGGTCTGACATCGCCTGCCCCTGGTGCTACATCGGAAAGCGCCGCTTCGAAGCCGCGCTGGCCGGTTTTGAGCACCGCGACGACGTGGAGGTCTCCTGGCGCAGCTACCAGCTTGATCCTTCCCTCCCCGAGCGCTACGACGGCACCGAGGTGCAGTACCTGAGCGAACGCAAGGGGATCGACCCGGCGCAGTTGGCCGGGATGCTGGAGCAGGTGACCGAGCAGGCGGCCGGCGTTGGGCTGAACTACGACTTCGGGAAGCTCGTGGTCGCCAACAGCTTCCGGGCGCACCGGCTGATTCATCTGGCCCGGGCCGAGGCGGGGAGCGCTGCGGCCGACGCCGCCAAGGAGGCCCTGCTGTCGGCCCACTTTGAGCAGGGGCTGGATACCGGCAGCGCCGACGTGCTGGCGGAAATTGGCAGCAGGGTGGGACTGGATCCCGAGCGGGTGCGGGCAGTGCTGGCCACCGATGAGTACACGGACGCCGTGCACCGGGACTTCGCCGAAGCGCGGTCCCTGGGCATCAGCGGCGTGCCGTTCTTCGTGATCGACCGCAAATACGGCATTTCCGGAGCCCAGCCCGCGGAACTGTTCGCCCAGGCACTGGACACCGCATGGGCGGAAGCGCAACCGCTCCGGATGGTCACCCCGGCGGCAGCGTCGGCGGACGGACCGGCCTGCGGCCCCGAGGGCTGCTAA
- the aceB gene encoding malate synthase A, with amino-acid sequence MNDPITLNGISLTAPVVRRQEEILTPQALDFVKALHRATTSRRQELLQQRQTRRQQISNGADPTFLAETRHIRDDDSWRVAPTAPGLEDRRVEITGPVDRKMTINALNSGARVWLADMEDSSTPSWANVINGQLNLRDALDRRIDFTSPEGKDYKLQGATLSDLPTIVVRPRGWHLPEKHMLVDNTPIAGGIVDFGLYFFHNAQRLISQGRGPYFYLPKIENHLEARLWNDIFVLAQDLLGIPQGTIRATVLIETITAAFEMEEILYELRDHAAGLNAGRWDYIFSVIKNFRTRGPRFVLPDRNQVTMTAPFMRSYTEQLVRACHRRGAHAIGGMAAFIPNRKDAAANDVAMERVRADKTREAHDGFDGSWVAHPDLVPVAMEVFDGVLGERPNQLGRSREDVVPNAKALLDIASTPGIITEAGIRSNIEVGIRYIESWLRGNGAAAINNLMEDAATAEISRSQIWQWIHASAVTDEGEIITHDWVEHLVDEEFTALQRFDGDRFNDARELFEEVACGEHFPTFLTVPAYARFLHESQELATV; translated from the coding sequence ATGAATGACCCGATCACCCTGAACGGAATATCCCTCACTGCCCCCGTTGTGCGGCGGCAGGAGGAAATCCTCACTCCGCAGGCATTGGATTTCGTCAAGGCGCTGCACCGGGCCACGACCAGCCGCCGGCAGGAACTGCTCCAGCAGCGCCAGACCCGGCGGCAGCAGATCTCCAACGGGGCAGACCCGACCTTCCTCGCCGAAACCCGGCACATCCGCGACGACGATTCCTGGCGGGTGGCGCCCACGGCCCCCGGCCTGGAAGACCGCCGGGTGGAAATCACCGGGCCGGTGGACCGGAAAATGACCATCAACGCGCTGAACTCCGGGGCCAGGGTCTGGCTGGCCGACATGGAGGACTCCTCCACGCCGTCGTGGGCCAACGTCATCAACGGCCAGCTGAACCTGCGCGACGCACTGGACCGCAGGATCGACTTCACCTCGCCCGAGGGCAAGGACTACAAGCTGCAGGGCGCCACGCTGTCCGACCTGCCGACCATCGTGGTGCGGCCCCGCGGCTGGCACCTGCCGGAAAAGCACATGCTGGTGGACAACACCCCGATTGCCGGCGGCATCGTGGACTTCGGCCTGTACTTCTTCCACAACGCCCAGCGCCTGATCTCGCAGGGCCGCGGCCCGTACTTCTACCTGCCGAAGATCGAGAACCACCTCGAGGCACGGCTGTGGAACGACATATTCGTCCTGGCGCAGGATCTGCTCGGCATTCCGCAGGGCACCATCCGGGCCACGGTGCTGATCGAGACCATCACCGCAGCCTTCGAAATGGAGGAAATCCTCTACGAACTGCGGGACCACGCCGCCGGCCTCAACGCTGGCCGCTGGGACTACATCTTCTCGGTGATCAAGAACTTCCGCACCCGCGGACCCCGGTTCGTGCTGCCGGACCGGAACCAGGTAACCATGACCGCCCCGTTCATGCGGTCCTACACCGAGCAGCTGGTGCGGGCCTGCCACCGCCGCGGCGCGCACGCCATCGGCGGGATGGCCGCGTTCATCCCCAACCGGAAGGACGCCGCCGCCAACGACGTCGCCATGGAGCGGGTCCGCGCCGACAAGACACGGGAAGCGCACGACGGCTTTGACGGTTCCTGGGTGGCCCATCCGGACCTGGTTCCGGTGGCCATGGAGGTGTTCGACGGCGTACTTGGCGAGCGCCCCAACCAGCTCGGGCGCAGCCGGGAGGACGTGGTTCCCAACGCGAAGGCCCTGCTGGACATCGCTTCCACCCCCGGCATCATCACGGAGGCCGGCATCCGCAGCAACATCGAGGTGGGCATCCGCTACATCGAATCGTGGCTGCGCGGCAACGGCGCGGCGGCGATCAACAACCTGATGGAGGATGCCGCCACCGCGGAGATCTCCCGTTCCCAGATCTGGCAGTGGATCCACGCCTCGGCGGTCACCGACGAGGGCGAGATCATCACCCACGACTGGGTGGAGCACCTGGTGGACGAGGAGTTCACCGCCCTGCAGCGCTTCGACGGCGACCGCTTCAACGACGCCCGTGAGCTGTTCGAGGAGGTGGCGTGCGGGGAGCACTTCCCCACCTTCCTGACCGTGCCGGCCTACGCCCGCTTCCTGCACGAGTCGCAGGAGCTCGCAACCGTCTAG
- a CDS encoding ABC transporter ATP-binding protein → MTVAAASTAPEPLMQATGLGFRYSRLRPWLFRNLAFSLERGEILSILGPNARGKTTLLKCLSGLLTAREGQLTSGTTIGYVPQDHGAGGTSFTVAEMVLMGRSRHLRAYQTPRREDHDAADAAMERVGVAAWANRSYAELSGGQRQLVLIARALASGSELLILDEPASALDLHNQSRVLTVLSGLAADGMGVIMTTHHPDHALHVSRNALLFVGSDDTRWGPTEELLTGSALSAVYGLPICTPTVGTVSGDRVIAVPDFGPSCREDCPVPPRTGNALPFRKDPL, encoded by the coding sequence ATGACCGTCGCTGCCGCATCCACCGCCCCCGAGCCGCTGATGCAGGCCACCGGCCTGGGCTTCCGCTACTCGCGGCTCCGGCCCTGGCTGTTCCGGAACCTGGCGTTCAGCCTGGAACGGGGCGAGATCCTCTCCATCCTCGGGCCCAACGCCCGCGGCAAAACCACCCTGCTCAAATGCCTGTCCGGACTGCTCACCGCCCGCGAGGGGCAGCTCACCAGCGGCACCACCATTGGCTACGTCCCGCAGGACCACGGGGCCGGCGGCACGTCCTTCACCGTTGCCGAGATGGTGCTCATGGGCCGCAGCCGGCACCTGCGCGCCTACCAGACACCGCGCCGGGAGGATCACGACGCCGCGGACGCCGCCATGGAGCGGGTGGGCGTGGCCGCCTGGGCCAACCGCAGTTATGCCGAGCTCTCCGGGGGCCAGCGCCAGCTGGTGCTTATTGCCCGGGCGCTGGCCTCCGGCTCCGAGCTGCTGATCCTGGATGAGCCGGCCTCGGCTTTGGACCTGCACAACCAGTCCCGGGTGCTGACCGTGCTGTCCGGCCTCGCCGCCGACGGGATGGGCGTCATCATGACCACCCACCACCCCGACCATGCCCTGCACGTCTCCCGCAACGCGCTGCTTTTCGTCGGCAGCGACGACACCCGGTGGGGTCCCACCGAGGAACTGCTGACCGGGTCCGCCCTGTCCGCTGTCTACGGGCTTCCCATCTGCACCCCCACGGTGGGCACGGTATCCGGAGACCGCGTCATTGCGGTGCCGGACTTCGGACCCTCCTGCCGCGAGGACTGCCCCGTGCCGCCCAGAACCGGCAACGCACTGCCATTTCGAAAGGACCCTTTGTGA
- a CDS encoding amino acid permease yields MSSFTQALARGLNVRHIRFMALGSAIGTGLFYGSASAIQSAGPAVLLAYMIGGAAVFLVMRALGEMAVRHPVSGSFGQYASRYLGPFAGFITGWTFAFEMAIVAIADVTALGIYMGFWFADVPRWIWILAAVLLISALNLMKVKVFGETEFWLSIVKVAAIIAMIVGGAAIVVFGFGLPDTANPGLETMLGSGGFFANGFWGLLASFSIVMFAFGGIETVGITAGEADNPKKAIPAAVNTVPVRILLFYVCALGVLMMIFPWQDIDGATSPFVQIFDSLGIPAAAHILNAVVITAALSAINSDIFGAGRMLYGLAQQGQAPASFAKISRNGVPWMTVATMAGVLLVGVVLNALLPENLFKIIASIATFATVWVWLMILLSHIAMKREIKRRGLPASEFGVPFWPFASYAALAFMVFIVVLLGIMPDTRVALVVGMIWIGLLFVAYRIWVRGNGRVRAELDDETGVPWPTAGEDPSAAARPAQASGNAPQRF; encoded by the coding sequence ATGTCCTCCTTTACCCAGGCCTTGGCCCGTGGGCTGAATGTCCGGCATATCCGGTTCATGGCGCTCGGCTCCGCGATCGGCACCGGCCTCTTCTACGGCTCCGCCTCGGCGATTCAGTCTGCCGGCCCGGCCGTCCTGCTGGCGTACATGATCGGCGGAGCCGCTGTGTTCCTGGTCATGCGGGCGCTCGGCGAAATGGCCGTGCGGCACCCGGTGTCCGGATCCTTCGGGCAGTATGCCAGCCGCTACCTCGGCCCCTTCGCCGGATTCATCACCGGTTGGACGTTCGCCTTCGAAATGGCCATCGTTGCCATTGCCGACGTCACCGCCCTGGGCATTTACATGGGGTTCTGGTTCGCCGACGTGCCGCGCTGGATCTGGATCCTCGCCGCCGTCCTGCTGATCTCGGCCCTGAACCTGATGAAGGTGAAGGTCTTCGGGGAAACCGAGTTCTGGCTGTCCATCGTCAAGGTGGCGGCCATCATCGCCATGATCGTGGGCGGCGCCGCCATTGTGGTGTTCGGCTTCGGCCTGCCCGACACGGCGAACCCCGGACTGGAGACCATGCTGGGCTCCGGCGGCTTCTTCGCCAACGGCTTCTGGGGCCTGCTGGCGTCCTTCTCCATCGTGATGTTTGCCTTCGGCGGCATTGAAACCGTGGGCATCACCGCCGGCGAGGCGGACAACCCGAAAAAGGCCATTCCGGCGGCCGTCAACACCGTTCCGGTGCGCATCCTGCTCTTCTACGTCTGCGCCCTCGGCGTGCTGATGATGATCTTCCCGTGGCAGGACATCGACGGCGCAACCAGCCCGTTTGTGCAGATTTTCGATTCCCTCGGCATCCCCGCGGCGGCCCACATCCTCAACGCCGTGGTGATCACCGCCGCCCTGTCCGCGATCAACTCCGACATCTTCGGAGCCGGCCGCATGCTGTACGGGCTGGCGCAGCAGGGCCAGGCACCGGCGTCGTTCGCGAAAATCTCCCGCAACGGCGTGCCCTGGATGACCGTTGCCACCATGGCGGGGGTGCTGCTGGTCGGCGTCGTCCTGAACGCCCTGCTGCCCGAGAACCTGTTCAAGATCATCGCGTCGATCGCCACCTTCGCCACCGTGTGGGTGTGGCTGATGATCCTGCTGTCGCACATCGCCATGAAGCGCGAAATCAAGCGCCGCGGGCTGCCGGCCTCCGAGTTTGGGGTGCCGTTCTGGCCGTTCGCGTCCTATGCGGCGCTGGCCTTCATGGTGTTCATCGTGGTGCTGCTGGGCATCATGCCGGACACCCGGGTGGCCCTGGTGGTGGGCATGATCTGGATCGGCCTGCTCTTCGTGGCGTACCGGATCTGGGTGCGCGGCAACGGACGCGTCCGGGCCGAACTGGACGACGAGACGGGCGTGCCCTGGCCGACCGCCGGCGAGGACCCGTCCGCTGCGGCCCGTCCCGCGCAGGCCTCCGGGAATGCCCCGCAGCGCTTCTAG